From Brassica rapa cultivar Chiifu-401-42 chromosome A06, CAAS_Brap_v3.01, whole genome shotgun sequence:
ATAACTGATGTTATATTAATCAATTTACCATCAATtcaataaaaatgatataatttatattaatttgtatCACTTTTACAAAACTGATGTtgctttataaatttatatcagttaaataATTGAtggatttagtttttttttggttaacatcacttaacaaaataatacaaaatttcTATCAATAAAAACTGATGCCAACAAAAATTATCTaactatattttcatttaacatCACTACAGTAAAAATGATGCTACTTTTTCTTAATATCCGTCAATAATGTTTTTGCTTAAActtcaaaaaagtaaaaacaagaATAAGAGAAGTGGTTGCGATTTGTTTGCGGCTAATTATTTGAATATTATTCTTTATAACTGTTTTATCTCAACTAATTAAGCACATTCTCTTATCAGAAGATACTCATTCATCAGTTCTCCTTCTCAATTTCTTATACGAGTCTTGTTCTTTACTGAATGATCCATTAATTCCAATCAATTTTCAGACTGCAGCAGTAACTCTTCGTCTCTTTCTCGATCTGTGAGTTCAAaatgtaattgtttttttttttggtttaatcaTATTCTGTTTTGGATCTTCTGAATAATACACACTGCTAAGCTGGTTTAGTATTTTCTCGAATCTGCAGATGTGAGTATGATGCATGCTACAACATCGTTAAGGTTAATCAACAGTAACAGTTTGTGCaatctttcttttctttgattGTTGCAAAAGTCATCATCATATTATTTTTCTGTGGTTTCTACAGGAGTGGTTATCAGTTTGAAGAAGCCACGGACGAGGGAATATAAAGACCATGAAGAAAAATATTGATCGAAAAACCCTCAAGGCGGATTATGTTTAATTGTTTTACAGTTTTTGTTTATGTAttcatcttctcctttttgTTCTTATTTTTGGAGACTtctctaagttttttttttgttttttcttcttcgaCATATTGTATATtcacttaaaataattaatgaaaaatattatgatttatttatttacttacatAAATATCGattatttacaaataataaCAAACAATAAcagaattttaaattattttaaatgatattaataaattatttataaattatataaaaattaaagattaatcctatattaatattaaaatcatttaagTAACCGATATAAATGTTAGCATCAGTTTTTTGTAATTGATATATATGGATGTTATTTAGAATAAGTGAtgtaaatatttgatattttagcatcaattaataataaaatgatgTAAATTATCTGCATCATCACTTTTAGAGTCATTTATTTAGAGCATCCTTATCCCACAACCTCATTAAGGGTCTCTTgagataaaattaataatatttaaggCATAAAGGTGTTAAAGAGACTTTGTCAAGAACCTTGAGATTTTAATGTCTGCATTGCAAGTCTCTTGCTTTAGAgttcttgaaaataaaataatattgaatatttatttaaaaacttatatttattagtaaataaaagacaacatattaaacatagattttaaattaaaaacatgaaaacaaagATTATTAAAATGAATGAGAATTATTTGAAATAAGCATCAGAGATCAATTGTTGTCTTCACCACCTCCAAATCTACGCCATATGTGTTCAACCAAATCATCTTTCAGTTGTTGATGCTTTTGTGTATCACGAATTCTTGTTCGAACACCCATCATATTTGCGATATTTGAAGGGATATCTGTAGAATACGTGAGATCAACATGTGAACTTCCTTGGTCTTCTCCTTGTTGGAACCCTCGAACATCAAATTGAGTGTAACCGTCTCTTTCGTTTTCGAcgatcatattatggagtatgatacatgctctcataatcttcccAATTTTAACTTTATCCCAACTCCTCGCTGGATTTTTAACAATGCCAAAGCGAGCTTGTAAGACTCCAAAAGCCCGCTCTACATCTTTTCGGGCAGCTTTTTGATGCTGAGCAAATAAAACTGCTTGCGGCCCTTGTGGTATACGaatagattggataaaagttGACCATTTCGGATAAATACCATCGGTGAGATAGTAAGCCATATTATACTGATGTCCGTTGACAGAGAAAGTGACTTTCGGAGCTTGACCATTtattatgtcatcaaaaactggtgaacgatcaagaacattaatatcatttaatgTACCTGGAGGTCCAAAAAACGCATGCCATATCCAGAGATCATATGAAGCAACCGCCTCTAAAACGATTGTTGGTTTACCCGAACCACGAGCATATtgccctttccaagcggtgggacaattcttccactcccaatgcatacaatcgatgcttcctATCATTCCGGGAAAGCCACGATACTC
This genomic window contains:
- the LOC103875036 gene encoding putative nuclease HARBI1, whose translation is MASSSSHNTFDDAFDDTFDDTFDELFDQHFDQAFEDFTIQANQEERRKKRKKRAYIERHREEGHNRLWNDYFSQTPTYPPLLFRRRFRMNKPLFMNIVDRLSNEVQYFRETKDGLGRNSLSPLQKCTAAIRVLAYGSAADTVDEYLRLGETTTRLCVENFVEGIINLFGEEYLRKPTPADLQRLLDIGEYRGFPGMIGSIDCMHWEWKNCPTAWKGQYARGSGKPTIVLEAVASYDLWIWHAFFGPPGTLNDINVLDRSPVFDDIINGQAPKVTFSVNGHQYNMAYYLTDGIYPKWSTFIQSIRIPQGPQAVLFAQHQKAARKDVERAFGVLQARFGIVKNPARSWDKVKIGKIMRACIILHNMIVENERDGYTQFDVRGFQQGEDQGSSHVDLTYSTDIPSNIANMMGVRTRIRDTQKHQQLKDDLVEHIWRRFGGGEDNN